The sequence below is a genomic window from Ovis canadensis isolate MfBH-ARS-UI-01 breed Bighorn chromosome 8, ARS-UI_OviCan_v2, whole genome shotgun sequence.
GAAAGCAATATGGTTAGTAAATGTCAATTTAGCTCGACACTGACATCTCCTCTTGGATTAACAGTAAGATGGATGACTCTCCTGTCTCATTCTCATTCACTACGGGTTTAATGGTGTCTCCAAAAGTAAAGCAAACACAGGTAATAATTATATAGAATTGCTAAATCCCCAGTCAGTGACATAATGGAAAAATGACGGCTTGTCTAGATAGAACTGGGTCCTAAGCCTGCCACTTATCTGTACGGCCTTGAGCAAGCGACTGACTTAGCCCTCCTGGATTTCTTTTGTCTGAGAACAGGGTTAAAAGAGATAATGTGTGTACAGAGTGCTGCTCTCTGGGTAGCAGGTCTGACGAGCCTGGTGGTGGTCACACCAAGGAGGCAGATTAAGACTAGGGCCACGTGGCCTAGAATCCCAAAGCACCCTTAATCCTCGGAGCAGAATTCCACCCTGAAAGTTGGAACATCCTAGTGAGAGATCACAGAGCCAGGTCTCAAAATTCCCATGCTCGCTCCTCGCTTACAATTTTGGTTCTGCGGTGGGTTTATGAGCACTTTCTGAGCACTTGGTCTCACCAAGGAGCAAGTACCAACAGGGAGTGGGGGCGCGTGGTGGGCCGAGCTTACGGGTTTTCAATGTTTCCCTGTGCAGCTGTCTCACTCTGCCAGACCAGCAGAGGTTGAGACTCAAGTCCCCCGTCCTGAAGAAGCAGGCCTGTCCCCAGTGGAAACATTCCTTCGTTTTCAAAGGCGTCACCCCTTCGCAGCTGAGGCAGTCCAGCCTAGAACTGACCGTCTGGGACCAGGCCACCTTCGGGGTGAACGACCGCTTCCTGGGAGGTGCCAGGCTTGGTTCGAGTAAGTCTGTCTGATCTTTAGTGACTGTCTTAACGTTCATACCATTAAAAACAGTGTTTCCGTGCTGGCAGGAGACTTAACTGGCTCCGAAACTGCCTGTTGGTTTGGttaccaagtcgtgtccgactcttgcgaccccatggactgtagcccgccaggctcctcggtccgttggcttctccaggcaagagtactggagcgggttgccacttccttacCCACCATAAATGGCAGTTAGTCTAGTTTCCACAACTGAGCGATAATACAGCAAAGTATTTCAACGATTTAAATCGGATTTAGATctgctaaagaaacaaaaaattatacGTCTCAAAATGGGCTGGGTACAgcctttgcttttgtttctggtGTCAAGGATTATTTTCTTAAAGGAGAATATCTTCTTAACCCAAACAAACGGCGATTCAGAAACGATCTCATTAACGGAGGGACTAGGGGGCGATGCTTCTCAGTCTCGCTCAGCGAGTGCTGGCTTTTCCTGGGGCAGCGAGGCTCCCAAAATGCTGCGACTGCCAGGATATCCAGACACACTCCCAGGGCCTCTGAGACCACTGGGGAGAAACCAGACTCATGGTTCAATTAGTCTTAGAACGAACCCTGTCCACGGCACCCTCTTCTCACGGAGGGCAACTCCTCTCTGCGAGCTAGCCTGGCCCTCTGCCTGTCCACAGCCACAGTGATGTATTAAGGCCTTTGACCCCCTTCTTTCTGGAAGAAACAACCCAAAGCTGTCCTCTCCTCACTTCCTAACTGCAGAGAGGAAGCCCCAGGCTTTTGGAGGCCTGTCGGCCCCTGGGGAGGACACCTGAGCATGTCCACACCTGCTGTTAGGGGGTGGGTCCTCTCCCTTACTCACCCAGAAGGGCACATTTTCATCTGGTCTAAAGTTGCAGAGAAAAACTACTTTCCACTTTGCTGAGAAGGGCCGGTGGGCATCCCCCAGCTGCCATTACCAATCTGTTAGCCTCATCACTAACCTGTCCCTTTGCTCACGCAGAGGAGGACCTGCTGGGCGGCGCACACACAAGCTCACAGGCAAAGCTCCAGTGGCAGAAAGTGCTTTCCAGCCCCAACCTATGGACAGACATGACCCTCATCCTGCACTGATTGCTGTTCAAGTGCTGCAGGGCTGGGTGTGGACACGCACTGTGCGGGGGGTCCCTCAAGAGTGTGAAGCTTCCCGTCTGTAGCCAGCCCACCACTGAGACGTTCTTCTATCCTTCTGTGTGTATTTAAGTTAAACAGCTCGATCATCGATGTTACTGAGTCTCAGGTTGGTTGTCTGCTTTGAGAGATGTACAAAATGAACAGATTTCAATAAATGTTCACCAGGTACCCTGGTCCCCCTGCGCTTAGCAAATAGTGAAATTATGTATTTCAAAGAGGAAAGAACATGGTATTCAATTCCTCCCCCCTTGGCTTTGGAAAACTTTCTGGAGGTGGTCAGCTAACCCCATGGGAGTCATTTTGGCCAGGTAAGGGTCACTCGAGGGATGGCGGCCTCTCAGTGCAGCTGCTGGGCTGTGCAGACGGCCGGTTGGAGACAGGACAGAACGGAGTGTGGATGGGAAGGCTGGGAATGAGCAGACAGCTACCGGCTCTTCGTGGATGTGCTCGGGAGCGGAGGAGGTCAGAGCAGGTTCTGCTTGTGGAAGGACTGAGATCCTGACCAGGTCAGAAGGGCCCTCATGGCTGAATTATCAGAACCGGTCAGTCTGAATTATCAGTACAGCCcgtgtgtcttttgcaaataagCAGCTCTGATAGAAAATTCAAATGCGTGCATAGTCAATTACACGCACAAAGAACactaaaagcaaaaccaaaaaaaaagtcatttcccAGATAGGAAGGCAGCAGTCAACCAGCCTCCTTACTGCCCTCAGGTCATGTCAGATTCAGGGCCGCGGTTTTTAATATGGAATTCTTTTATTATTCTGTAAAAGGTAACAAAATATACAGAATGaaactttcccttttttaaaCTAATGTTACAAACCCATGTTATCGCTTACATATAAATACTATGCTCTAGAGCTGATCATTATTTAGGTGTGTGAGTCCAACAATGTAGCCCTCTATctgttaagcaaaaaaaaaaaaaaaagaattatccagAGTACAGTATCCAGCATTGTTTATCCTGAGGGATCGAATGATCACAGGATTTcgtcaactgaactgaaggcctggaggaaggaaatggtGCGCGAGCGTAAGGGAGTGCGTCAAACTTCTCAcacttcaaaaaacaaatatacaGAGGTGGATCCTTCATAGAAatcaagaggaaaataaattttggCTAATTTCAGATAGAAAAAAAGTATGGCACAGAATATAAGCCACGATGTGGTTTTAATTATACTGAATCTCGTATCACACATGCCAGCATGGAGGAGTTAGTTATTTCAAACTTTACAGGCATCTTTCCTTAATTGATTTCGTCCTgcttcaagcaaaaaaaaaaaaaaaaccggaagtgattcaataaaaataaaaacaagaaatcaGGCCTGTTTGGCACTATGATACAATTGGGAAAAATAAACCAGGGAAACTGCCTCCAGTCCCAGCCCCAGAACATTCCCACTGAAGCAACTGCTCTCTTGGTGAAGCACCCGGAGCAGGGAGAGAGTGGCGGCCGGAGGGCTGGGGGCGGCGCAGGGCGGTGTGGGCCGGCCGCCGCGCAGAGCCGAGGATCGGCCCCTCACATGGCCTCAAACTCGTCGATGCGCTGCTTGGTGTTGCCTTGCCGGATCTGCCGCAGCGTCTTGTACTTGTCCCGGCCTTGCCTCATGTTCTCGTTGTGGATGATGTCGTTGTGGGTACGCTTGTTCTCGTCTCTGGCCTGGGACAGCTCATTGGTCAGAGTCTGCAACGGGAAGTGGCCCAGTCAGCTCGAGTGGCCCGTGGTCAGCCCGATGACCCTCCCaggcgccccggccccgccccccggccctcACCATCAGCTGCCGCTGCACCCGCTCGTTCTTCTCGGCCTCGGTGATGCGCTTCTCCTCGTTGCGGTCGTCCAGGATGCCCTCGCTGGACAGCTCGGCGCTCAGCTCCGTGCCCTCCTCCTGCGGGCCCTCATGCACGTGGTAGTTCACCGGCTCGTACaccggcggtggcggcggcgcggTCATCACCAGGTGCAGCTCCTCCCGGGTCTTCACCAGGTCATCCTGGGCTTCCTTGGCCTTTGGAAGCAGGTTGAGAGGCAGGTGAGAACTTTCACAGAGAACCTTGGGCTTGAGTCCTTAAGAACCACCTTTTAACTGAAGGCCCACTGTCCGTGCGGAGAGCAAGATCCTGCACCCTCCCTTCCTCCGCCGGCTGCATGTGGCGGTCTGCAGCAGCGCCAAGCAGAGGGCCAGGCTCTGGCTGACCTGGTGGCCAGTCCACCATTTGTGCAGCCGCTCCCGGGTCTGGAGACCAGGGTCAACTGCACCGAGAGAAGGTAGACACTTTTCTAAGTACTGTAACTTCTTTACAGTCCCTGTATATgcttattgtatatatttttgaaaaaaaaaaaatatgatgaagCTCTCCAGCCACTGAAGGGTTTTTGATGTTGCATTTTACTTTCCTCCAGTGGCCAGATGGGCGTTGCTTATCAAGCTCCTCCCTGCCTCAGCACATGGCTCACACCCATTCTCACCCCATAATCCTTCCAGcagctgggggggggggaggggccaCGGGTAGAGGGGCACTGCACCAACATCCTGACCCTGGAGATGTGCTTAAGTTTGTACCTGTTTTGTAACCCACTTCTCTCATTTAATACTTGAGCACTTTCTTAAAAAACCCAAGGACCAGAATCTTCTGCACACAACTCTGGTTGGGGGATGGCGGTGAAGGTCCGTGCAGAGGAGGGGGCCACAGCAGGTGAGGAAGGGCTGGCGAGGGGGAGGAGCCCCACAGCCTGGCAGACGTCTACCCTCCGAACTCTATGgcagcgccccgcccccgcccccggaaCAGTCTGGGGGAGACAGGAGGGATGTGGTTCTATTACAGCCGCAACCAACTAAACctcttggggggtgggggcacagcGCAAGCCAGGTGTTGCTCGTCCTGGCTCTCCAACGGGGAACCGATCCTCTTAAGAGGTGAGGCCGCCCACCCATCGCACAGTAAGGAGTAGCCAGAGCTGGACTCGTGGGGGCTGGAGACCCCCAGGGTGCAGGTCTTCCCCAGCACCGCGGGGATGCATGTTCCGAGCAGCAGAAGGGGACTCTGGCCGTCCTGAGGCATCCACGCAATCTGACTTATAGCTAGTTCCTGACGGGGCATCCTGCGCCTGGAGGGTGCGGTCTCTGCTGACCCCCGCCCCGCGGTCCCCCACTGGCCGCCCACCCCGCACCCTCGCCGGCGCCCCGCGCTCACCCGGAGCTGCCACTCCTCCACCTCGTTCTCCTTGCGCCGCCGCGCCTCCTCCAGGAGGGCGATCTTGGCAGTGTACTCGGCGAGCTCCGTGGCCTGGGGAAGGAACGAAGCCCAGATTATTTCCGGAAGGGTTTCAGCACGCCACTCGTGAAGGAAGGGTCACGTTTTGGTAGACAGTGCCCCATCCCTGGCCGGCAGGGTCCATCGCCCACTGTGTCTGAGGCTGCGACTCACCAGGGCTGCCGCGTCCACTCTCCTCCGCCCTAGGCCAGCCACTGCGGGgctccctccccaccagccaCCTTACACCCTCAGATCACTTTACAGCCCTGCCGCCGTAAGGCACAACGATCATCAGGCAGGTGTCAGTCACTCTGCCAGTCCCCAGGGGCAGCCTCCCTGTAACTCAGCACGAGGCCGGCGGCTCCTACCAATTGCTCCTGGCTCTTGATCTGGTCCGCTGCCTGCCTCTCCAGCTCCTCCTTGGCGCGCAGCGCGGCCAGGCGGTCAGCCTCCAGGCGCCCCGCCTCCTCCTGGGCCcgtttcctctcctcctccagcttCAGTGCTCTCTGGATCTGGTCAGAGAGCTCTAGAGAGAGCGCAGAACCAGGCCGCTCAAGGTGCGGTCGGGGACCCCTCAAGTCCTGCCCCGATTTCCCCCCAGGGGACAGGATGGAACCTGGGCAGGAATCACCCCCATGCTGTGGAGTAGGGGACCGGGTTTGGGGCCGCTCCTCCCAAAGACCCTGCGGAGAGCACTGGGCAACTGTTTCCTTGGGGCTCAGAGGACCACATCCCCAGGGTAAGGACACCCTCCAGGCTGGCTGACCCCTCGCCCAGCTGCTCTCATCAAGACTGCTCGCCCACTGTCGGCTTAGAAGGTGGGCCGTGCAGCACGGCTTGGGTGAGCTTGGCAGAGCCTTCGCGAACCTCCGCATCCTCATCAGAAACGGGGATAATTCAAACGTCACCCCATCGGACCCCggggaaatttaaaaagattacgTCCAGAAGCATTTGGCACAGAACCCACAGAACTAGCTTCTAATCCAAGTAACCACTTTATCATGTCTCTTCTGAAAGTCTCTACTTTGGGTGTGAGCTTAACGGAGAGAGGTCCCTCTGGGTTGCCTGTGTGCCCACTATCCGACCCTCCCATCACAACCGGACCAGAGCCCCTCCTCCCAGGAGGCCCCACCCACCTTTCTCAGCCTTCCTGGTTTTTTCCTCGTAGTCCTGAAGCCTGAGCATCAGCTCCTCCTTCTCACGCATCAtctgctctttttctctctccacagtttctctcctctttttctcgGTTTCCAACTGCTGCCTGTTTCCAGGAGGGGAAGGTAAGCCTGGTGTCCACACAGCAGCCTGCTCGTCCCAGCCCCAGGCCTGTCCACCCGGCAGAGGACACTGGTGACAGCACGGACCTCAGGTGCCCTGATGGCTCCCCGCCTCAGGGGGCCCGCACACCGGGAACCGCCAGCCCCGCCCCTCACCATTCTGCCCGGCCCCTTTCCCATCGCCCCGCCCCCTCACCGCTCCAGCTGCTTCTGGTGCTTCTCCTCCCGGGCCTGGGCCTTCATCTGCTGCACCTCAATGGTGTCAGGCTTCCGGCGGCGCATGTACAGCTCATGGTTCCCCATGCAGAGCTGCAGGATCCGCTTGTTGATCCGCAGGCGTGGGGCGTAGAACACGAAGTCCTGCAGGACAGAGCAGGGCGGACTCTGACTCGGGGACGCCGGGCCTCTGGCTTGGTTCTCCCAAACCCGACCCCACCCAGTTCTAGATTTCTCGTGTAAAAGGCGAGAGACAGGGAAAGCCGCTGACCCCAGCAACGGGGTGGGGCAGTGGGGGCAGGTGTCCTCCGTGCCAGGGGGGGAGCATCCTCCAGGACAAGCAGAGGGACTGTCTGTGCCCTCACCGGAACCCCGCGGCTGGACCAGCGGCTGACCTTGAGGCTAACATCCTCCTCTGATGTCTCCAGCCCCCAGTGGCCCCATCTctgattcttgcctggacagcgTAACTTCTCCTATTTGAGTTTCCGTCTCCTCCACCTCAAGCTTTCACTTCCCACCACTGCCAGCACACCGACTGGGGCATTGCTGGAACTTCAGTGCCAGCCGGGCAACTCCAGGAGCCCGTATGAATGTCCTGGTGCACATGAAAGCCTTCGGGTTGACCCCCCCTTCCCCTCAGCTGCGCTCTCACCCGGAGCAGGCCTCCGCGGCACCCCCTCCTCGGCCTGCTGTGTCCAATCCCACACGCCGGCAGCCACAGCACCCCCGGCTCACTTCTCCTCCTCTGCGGCTGTCACTTAGGTGCCCACTGCAGCCAAGGGGAGACATCGGCCACGGGGGCTGCCAGCGCCTCACCCTACCGGCCTGTCCTCTGTCTTCCACCCTGGGACAGCCTCTTGGAGCACTAGGCCATGTTCACTCACCTCTACCTTGCTGGGACTAAACCCATGCTCTGCGTGAACACCTACTTGCCGGGCGACCGTTCACGCAGCCCTGCTGTGTCTGACCccatgaccctgggcaagtccctCCGCCACTCAGAGAGCCTCAGGGTCTTCAGCTGTACAATCAGTGGCTTTGTTGTCAGGACTGAGTCACAAAATTTTCCTGGGGACTGAGAAAGGCGTCTGGCACAGTGAAAGCTAAGAAACGCCTGGCTCAGACTTTGGGCTGCCTTACGACACAGCTACTGGAAAGCCTTcttgaaaacaacagaaatcacAGCACCCAAGGGCTTCCTGACTCTGGGACCGCGTGGGCCTGGGACACAGAGTCTTCCTTCTTGGCCCCTGGTCACCCGTGTGACTAATACAGGTGACAGAGGGACAGTGTGGCTTAGAAACTCTGCCTGAAAGTTAGTTAtctgcttcctcttcctgctGTCCTTGCTCCTGGGAACCACAGCACCCTCCGCATCCAGATGCCGCTACTGAACAGGGGAGGGTGGTCTGAAACAAGGGACCAGGGCTGCACGACCCCAGGACTCCTGAAGCCTGCAGGAACCTGCCAGGCGAGCTGGTGGACACGCCCAGGAAGGACCTACTTAGGGCTCGGTCTCTCCACCTGTCCACAATCGCTGGGGAGGGAGTGATGGCAAGCCCCAGAGCCCACGGACTTCCTGGGCGGGGCTCTCCTTGGGGTTTCACAGCTTGTTATTAAGTCATCGGGTTTCCCAAGGAGCAGGGAAAAACAGGTATTTATATTATCCACCTTTCTCCTGTTACACAGGGGAAAGCCACCTCTCATGACTGCACAGCCGTGCTACCCAGCCAGGTGGGCCCTGGCTGTGGTTCCCAAGTATTTGCaaagaaactaatgaaaaatgtcacttaaaggaaaaaaaaaaaaaatcaagggtcAGAACTGCAGGTGACACTCCCCAGAGCACACAGCTGCCTGGACACAGGGCCTGTGAGTGCCGGGGATGGCGAAGGCACCCATCGGTGCGCGGGAGATGAGGAAACGCCTTGTGCTGCCTTTGAAGGTGGCCAGTTTCTGACTTCAAGTTAAAAACTAAAGGCTAATAATATTCAGAGATTTCTAAATCCACATCTCCAGCCCAGGCCTCCTGATGTGACTCGGGGCAGGCTGTCTAACTCTGGCAAGAGAATGAGATCCTCAAAACGAAAACCAGGAAAGCTCGAGGAAAGTGAATCCAAGGCCCCAAAGAAGCCGGTGAACCTCCAGGCCGCCCCTTGCTTCGACTGGCTGGGCAGGGCTTGCCGTTAAGGGCAGGTCTCCACCCTTCTGCTTTTTTCATGGGGCACGAACCAGAGGCCCTTTTCCAAGGGGAGCCAGCTGTATCTCGGCCCAAAGCAGGGACACCCTTGCATCAGGGCTTTGACCGTTCATGACCAGAAGGTCCCAGCACAGGAGTCAACACGGGGCCCCAAACCGCTGCATCTGAGCGGTCGGCCGGGAGGAGGAGCCACCAGGCCAGGACGCGGGGCTGGGGCTCAGCTGGGGGCTGCCTGGGCGCTGCCCTCCACATGGGCTCAGGGGTCCCTCCCCGTGTAGTAAGGTGACCTTGGgggttccttttctctcttctaagTAAAAGTATAAACTTGGAAATTCTCTACTACCCCAGGCACAAAGCCTGAGACTGGGCAAAGCAGCCCTGGGAGgtctgggggcctcagggactCACTCATTCCTCCAAACCGGTCCTTTACTCCACTGCCACAAGGTGCCTGAGCAGAGACCACCTCCCCCATGAGCCCCCCACCCCTGAACCCAGCCACCCGAAGCTggtgcccaccccccacctctcGTCTCCATCCAGATTTGTGCAGCTACGCTTTTAACTGCAACTGCACTGCCAGAGGGCACTTCCCTCACTTCCGTTTCACCTCTCCGCTGGTGTCCATACTTCACAGCCCTGCTCCGCTGTGCCCACCATCCTGGAGTCACACACCTGACACGCAGCACGCGACCTGCAAAGGCTTCTCCCTTTTTTCACCTTTAAGTGATGGCTTCACATAAAACCAGATTATAGTAAAAGTACACTCGGCTAACTCAACTCAGTGCATTACAACTGCCTCTGCTTGGGAGTTTATGATTATATCCTTTCAGCTTTTCAAAAGCTAAACTTAAACCCAATTTGAAAACACATGCAACTTAATTAATTCTTCAACAGTCTACCTAAAATTCCTGCTTCTGTCCGTAAACTTCTTAAAAAACGCTCTGAACAATCAGTAACATCTCAAGTGCAGCCTGTACGGGTCGCAGGCTCTCCTCACCGCCCCATGTCACCGCCCACATCACGCGGGTACACTATGACCCTTGGTTCGTGGTGCTGCATATTAATGTGACCTGTTACCATGGCGCCTGAGAGTCTGTATTAaatgtttgtttcatttataaCAACTGTTCAACTACCCATGGAGCAGGAGTCAAGAGTTTGCAAACAGCAGGAGTACTGAAACTGCCTCTCAATAAGGACAATACTTGACCCCATGGTGTTCaggcctctgttttccccttagGACTAACCCCCAGGGGAGGAACAGCTAGAGAGCAATGCCACGCGCTGTCCCCTGAGCGGCAGCCATCAGCAAGCGCGCCCAAGGCCAGGAGGGCTCCGGAGCTGTGTCTCTCAGCCTAACGCTGTTAACTATGGAACCAAGATTACCCAAAACACGAAGTCCTCTTCCGAACCGtaattttggtaaaattcacaACAGGCTCTAAGGAGGGTAAGAGAATTCCTTCAAGCGGCAGTTTTTTTAAGAACAGATTTCCGAGTAGAAAACAAactcctcccctctgcccatcCGCCTGCACAGGCAGTTCTGAAATCACTGGCTCCTTGTCACGCACAGAAATCTGTTATCTTGGAGATGCAT
It includes:
- the EZR gene encoding ezrin — its product is MPKPINVRVTTMDAELEFAIQPNTTGKQLFDQVVKTIGLREVWYFGLQYVDNKGFPTWLKLDKKVSAQEVRKESPLQFKFRAKFYPEDVAEELIQDITQKLFFLQVKEGILSDEIYCPPETAVLLGSYAVQAKFGDYNKELHKAGYLGSERLIPQRVMDQHKLTRDQWEDRIQVWHAEHRGMLKDSAMLEYLKIAQDLEMYGINYFEIKNKKGTDLWLGVDALGLNIYEKDDKLTPKIGFPWSEIRNISFNDKKFVIKPIDKKAPDFVFYAPRLRINKRILQLCMGNHELYMRRRKPDTIEVQQMKAQAREEKHQKQLERQQLETEKKRRETVEREKEQMMREKEELMLRLQDYEEKTRKAEKELSDQIQRALKLEEERKRAQEEAGRLEADRLAALRAKEELERQAADQIKSQEQLATELAEYTAKIALLEEARRRKENEVEEWQLRAKEAQDDLVKTREELHLVMTAPPPPPVYEPVNYHVHEGPQEEGTELSAELSSEGILDDRNEEKRITEAEKNERVQRQLMTLTNELSQARDENKRTHNDIIHNENMRQGRDKYKTLRQIRQGNTKQRIDEFEAM